The window AATCATTCGGAGTAATCAAACAAAATCCCTCCACTTAAAAACGGATGGAGGGAAGAAGAAAGGAATTATTTTAGTCCAGCGATAAAATTTTCAATTTCCTCTTGGGTTTTGCGATCCTTACTAACAAAACGTCCTAGCTCACGCCCATCTTCAAACGCAATAAAACTTGGGATTCCAAAAATGTCCAATTCAACACATAAATCAATAAATTGGTCACGATCTGTATAGACAAATGTATAATCCGAGAATTTTGCTTCAATGTCTGGTAATACTGGTTCAATTACACGACAATCTGGACACCAATCAGCAGAAAATAAAAAGATATGCTTTCCATTATCCCGCAGTTCAGTATATTGCTCATATGATTCTAATTTTTCCATTTCATTTCACCTCAAAAATATGTTTCCCACATTACCTAATATTTTACCTTATTTAATTATCCATAGCATAGCAGGAAGTTGCTTATCCAGTCCACTTTTATGCAACACATGAAATGATCAAGAAAAAAATACCACAGTGCAAGAACTGTGGCAGCCTATTTTGGCTTAGGTTCGATTCTATTTCTTGTTGGTCTTCTCAACTATTTTTACAGATTTCACGATTTGCATCATCGTTTCGGCATCTGATTTCATGCTTTTTGTTTTTGTTTCTGTGGTGATTTTGACCCCACCAATTCCAACCGTAACTTCCTGAAGATTTTTGTCTAGCTTTCTAATTAACAAAAACCCAAATTGATCATCTTTTTTATATGTTTTCTTATATTCAAATTTTTCATTAATGCCTATTGTTGCATTATAGACGACTTTGCTGACTGTAGTTTCGTTTGGATTATAAAAAAGGATATATTTTTTCGACCCATTTTTCAGCAAAATATTATTAGCTGATTTCTCTTTAATTTCAAACCCAAAAGGTAGATAAAAACGGATATCTTTATTTTTGTTATTTGCCTTTTTTGGAGTACTGTTGAACATTTTCACTACCTTATCATTTGTAGCTTTTTGTTCTTCCTTTGCATTACCTGAACATGCGCTTAGTAATAAAACAGTTGCCATTAAAAGCAAGGCTCCCTTGAAGAGTCTTGTCATTTTTTATCCTCCCTGCTAGACGATATTATCCGTTTAAATCATAACCCCTTATTTCTAGCAATGACTAAATTATGTATGACAATTTTTTTACGATTTTTTAAAATATTTATATATATTTTTTATTTTGTGATATTTTCACGATATTGATACTGCCCAAATAAGAGCTTTGTTACATGGGAAAACATGTCAGCCCTTGGAATGATTCCATTTGTAAAGATCCCTATTGCTCCTTCATTCTTTCGGATATTTTTCTTTTTTGTAAAATCGTCCATAACTGGACCAAGTTCTTCTCCTTTTCTTAATCGATCTGCGACCTCTTCAGGAAGTAATATTCTTGCTCCTCCAGCGATTAAAGGTTGCTCATTTTCGGAGACGAGAGCCCCCCAATTACATAAGAACAGTCCAAAGACTGTATCTTCCACTCCACCTTCAAGTCCAATTCCAATTTGGCCCTTTCCTAAAATTAATGCTTGCTTAGCCCGGTTAATAGCCCCCTTTATTGTTTCTTCATCTGAAAAGGGTTGTTCACTAACACCTGATGCTACGTTTATGGCTTCAAATTCATAATGGTTGTTTGTAAATATTTGCTTAACAGCCTCTATCTTTGCTGGATTTTTTGTTCCAATAATGATTTTCATATTTATAGACCGTTCCATGTCCTTCTCCTTTCAATCATCCTAAATAAAGGAGACAGAATTAATCTGCCTCCTTGATCTTTTGGCTCTGTTAAACTAGAATGTTGATTTCCGTTCCAGGCGCTTTGCGCACCTTAGGGGCGGGCGGTGAGCCTCCTCGGCGCTAAAGCGCCTGCGGGGTCTCACCTGTCCCGCTGCTCCCGCAGGAGTCTTCGCGCCCTCCACTCCAATCAACATTGAGCTATAACACAGCCTATCTTTTAATAATTTTGACGGATCGTATCAACTGTAGATTGATCACAAGTTTTTACAAGCTTAATCAATAATTCTTTTGCAGCAGCGTAATCATCTACATGAATAATGGAAGCGTGTGTATGAATATAGCGAGAACAAACTCCAATTACAGCACTTGGAATTCCTTCATTTGACATATGAACTCGTCCTGCATCTGTTCCACCCTGGGAAGCGAAATATTGATATGGAACATGATGTGTTTCAGCTGTGTCAAGAATAAATTCTCTTATACCGCGGTGTGTCACCATTGTGCGGTCAAGTATTCTTAGTAATACTCCTTTGCCTAAATGGCCAAATTCCTTTTTATCTCCAGTCATGTCATTAGCAGGGCTGGCATCAAGTGCAAAAAATAGATCTGGTTTAATCATGTTTGCTGCTGTTTGTGCACCTCTTAGCCCAACTTCCTCTTGAACAGTCGCTCCGGAATAAAGAATATTTGGGAGTTTTTCATCTTTGAGTTCTTGAAGCAATTCAATTGCTAAACCACAGCCGTAGCGATTATCCCATGCCTTAGCTAAAATCTTTTTATTATTAGCCATCGGTGTAAATGGACAAATCGGTAAAATTTGTTGGCCGGGCTTAATACCAATCTTGATAGCATCTTCATGGTCGTCTGCACCAATATCAATTAGCATATTTTTAATTTCCATTGGTTTATTTTTTGTTCCTTCATCAAGAAGATGCGGTGGGATTGAACCGATTACCCCGATAATAGGGCCATTGTTGGTGATGATTTGAACTCGCTGAGCTAATAATACCTGACTCCACCATCCACCAAGAGGCTGAAAGCGGATCATTCCGTTTTCAGTTATGGCGGTGACCATAAAGCCAACTTCATCCATATGACCGGCCACCATAATGGTTGGGCCTGATGCTTCACCTTTTTTTATTCCAAAAATACTGCCAAGTTTATCTTGTACCACTTCATCACTATATTTCCTTAATTCCTCTTTCATAAATTGACGAACTGCATGTTCATTACCAGGTGCTCCTGGTAGTTCCGTTAATGTTTGAAAAAGTTTTAACGTCTGTTCGTTCATTTTTTTTACTCCTTTTAGTGAGTTTTATGTTTGCATTATGTATATATTTATATTACTTAAATTTTACACTTCATTCCACTTCTGCTGTTATCTATTCACTATAACATTAATTTTTTCTAAGATAAATGAACTCTAATGATCATTTCTGGTATGATGGGAATTGAAAAGGTACCCAAAACGAAGTAGTTTTAAGATTTACTAAAAGGTGGTGTTTTGTTTTGAATTGGAAGTCATTTTTAATGGGGGTTGGCTCTGGACTTGCTGGGGGAATAACTGCATATTATCTTTTTCAGAAGGGACACACCCAGACGGTAACGCCAGAAAAAGTCCTTGAGAAGATAAAAACGACCTTTAAAGAACAAGGACCGATTCTTGGTTCCTGGATTCACATGGAAGCTGAACCATATGTAAAAGATAAAATACAATATCGTGTATATAAAGGCGGTATTTCCAAAAAAGTAGACGATGAAACAAAACAATTTGAATTTATTGCCGATGCAACCACCGGAACCATATTATCTGTTCAACAACTATAAAAAAACCTGACCCCCACTTCTTTATCACTTTAAAGTAGTGGGGGTCAGGCACCCAATAGCACTTCACTGCGTTGCAGTAAACTAATTTTATCGATATTTTACTTCTGATCGGAATATGCGATGGCCTTTTTTTGAAAATTTCTCTTCGTATTCTGTCATGATATTCCCTTCAAAATTGCTGTTGTGGAGATCTAGGCTGACATACTGTAACAGCAATCCATATTCAGAAAAGCTCTTAAGAGAGTATTCAAACAACCCCTGATTATCCGTTTTAAAATGGATTTCTCCTTGATTGATCAAAATTTCTTCGTACTGTTTCAAAAAGGTTTTGTAAGTTAAACGTCGCTTTGCATGGCGACTTTTAGGCCACGGATCAGAAAAATTTAAATAAATCCGCTCGACTTCTCCCTTTTCAAAGAACTCCGTTACATCACCAGCATTCACATTAAGCAGCTTTATATTGGGAAGCTCAGCCTCGATCAACCGGTCCAATGCCGTTACGATCACACTTTGTTGAACCTCAATTCCCAAATAATTAATTTCCGGATTAGCTTTCGCCATCTCCGTAACAAAGCGACCTCTTCCTGTACCAATTTCAATATGAATTGGCTGAACCTTGTCAAATACACCATTCCATTTTCCTTTTAATAATTCTGGCCCTGAAATGACATACTGAGGATACTGATCTAATTTATCTTTTGCCCATGGTTTATTTCGTAATCTCATTTGTGACACCCCTAAATTTATATACGTTTCAAACAATAGCATGGCTAACCGCCTGTTGCAAGCTAAAAAAAATGGGTGCTTATTTTTTCACCTATTTCCAGTTGGTTACCCATGTATAAATCAAAAAAGGAATTCACAAATTAAGAGTGAATTCCTTTATGAAAGGACGGATTTAAATGCCATTAGATCATCAAGATCAAGTAAATTTATTAAAAGATATCTTAAACAATCATCAATCGGATTGTTGTGGATCTATCTCAGAATGTGAACAATTAGAACGATTGGTCAAATCGTTGATGGTAAATTCTAATATAAATACTGATGTAAAAACAGTTTTGCAAGAAATTTATGATTACAGTCAACACGGCGTACAAACTCAACATCTTGATCAACATATTGAATCGAACCAACAACGTTTATCAGAATGGGTTAGTGATATTGACCAATACTCTTAAAGAATCTTATCTAAGTATTCAATCCATCTTTTCATTTCTGGAAATCGTGCTTTCCTTTTATGCCATTGAATGGATGATAAGGTGTGTGCTAATACATACCACTTCATCCTCAGCTTTAAATGGTCTGTAACTTGAATCCCATAGAGTTCTAACCATTTTTGCCACTCTTTTTTAGGAATATACCAGTATAACAACAATCCTAAATCAATGGCTGGATCACCAATCATTGCTCCGTCCCAATCAATTAAGTACAGCTGGTTGTTATTGCCAAGCAACCAGTTGTTATGATTTACATCACCATGACAAACGACAAATTGGTCACACTCAACTTTGTGAACTTCCATTGCCAAAAACTCAGTAGATTTTTTCACTGAAGGAATTTGCATTAATTCTTGGTCCAATCCGTCTTGTACCTTTTGAAAAAATGGTTCAGGATTTAACGGGGCCTTTCCAAGTCTGCTCAACATTCCTTTTAATGGTTCTGATTGATGAATCTTTCTTAATAGTTTTGCTACTTTTTCATGATTCATTTCGGTTGGCGTTAACTCTCTACCATTTAACCATTGCTGAGCTGTAATAACATCCCCAGTCTCCAACCTCTTAGTCCAAACCAATTTCGGGACGAGCCCTTCAGCCGATAAAACGGCTAAAAATGGAGAGGAATTTCGTTTTAAAAAAAGCTTTTGTTCTTCATGTTGAGCAAAAAAGGCTTTTCCAGTTGCCCCTCCTGCAGGAACAATTTCCCATTCTTGTCCAAATATATGCTCCAAAGTTGTTCACCTTCAATTAGTTCGCAATTTCCCTCAAATGTCTGATAATCTACTGATAAAAGGACTGCCCAAAGTTTTATTAATAAAAACATAAGCGCCCAATTTAATCCAGATAAGACAAAGTTTGATCATTCATCTTCAATGATGGTCTCATCTTTAAAGGATTGGGCGCAATGCTCGTTAATCATTATATATTAATAAGGCGGCGCTCCGCCCCTTTTTCACAAAAAAGGATAGCTACTTAATCCAAAATAATAGCTATCTTCATCAATTTTATCCCCTATTTGCTTTTTTCGTCAAGTGTCTTCGTGACAAAATGCTTTTTCACCATCATACATTGACTTATTGAACGAGTACAGATACGCTCAAAGGCTGTATTAAATAGTGACTAGAACTTGTTATCCCAATTGATAAAATGCTTGCTTTATGTTCTTCTACCAAAACATTCCATGCCCCTTCTTTAGGAAGGCTGACTCTCATACATTGAAGTGTTGGATTGAACAATACCAAGATAGATTCCCATTTCCCATACTGACCTACTTCCTTTAAAAAATAACCTATCAGTGGTTTCGGGAAATCTAGAAATGTTACATGTTCTCGAATTGCCTTTGCTTCTGGAAGTCTAAAAGCCCGGTGAGATTTCCTTATTTCTATAATGCCTTTTATAAAATCCACATGATTATGATAAAAGGATTTTCTATCCCAATCAAGCCAGTTTATTTCATCAGGAGATTGATAGCTATTGCCTATTCCCTTTTTTGTTCGAAAAAATTCTTGACCACTGTGGATAAAAGGGATGCCTTGAGAGAATATTACCATGGCAGTAGCCAGCCGATGGCGTTTTTTTCGGGTTTCATGATCACTTCCTTGACAACACACTGTTAACTTATCCCAAAGTGTATGGTTATCATGTGATTCAATATAATTAACGGTTTGAATGGGTTCAAGAAAAATCCCCTGTGTTGCCTTTTCTGTTCCAATACTCCCCGCTAACACTTGCTTAGCGGCATCATAAAAATGTTCATTCCCTAGTGCAAAACCACGGTCATATAAATTAAAGGTACTCCCTTTAATGGAATCACGGAACCAATCATTAAATTGGGCAATTCTTGGTAGCTTTTTTTGATTTCGAATATTCGCCTTTTTTTCTCCTGGAATAGGCGTATTCAAGTCCCACCCCTCACCGATTATCAGAGCCGTATAGTCAGTTTCATCCACTTTCTTTCTCACTTCGTTCATCGTATCTATATCAAGAATTCCCATTAAGTCAAAACGAAATCCATCAACTTGGTATTCTTTCATCCAAAAATCAATAGAGTCAACGATCATTTTCCTTACCATTAACCGTTCTGATGCGATATCGTTTCCGACTCCAGTTCCGTTTGAAGGCATCCCAAACTGGTCATGGCGAAAAAAGTAGCCAGGAACTATTTTTTCGAAAGAAGCTTGCTCACGGATAAAAACATGATTGTATACTACATCCATTATGACCCGGATACCTTGCTGATGAATTGTCTCTATCAATGCTTTGAGTTCATTAATTCTTGCATAAGGATTATTTGGATTGCTAGAAAAACTTCCTTCTGGAACATTAAAATGGAGCGGATTATAGCCCCAATTATATTCTTTCTTGACTGCTAACTCATCCACACCAGCAAAATCATTAAATGGTAACAATTCTATATGAGTAACACCTAGGTTTTTGACATAAGACAAACAAGTTAATTCTCCATCTTTACCGATTGTGTCCGTTTCTGCAGCCCCAAGGTATGTTCCTTTATTTCTAACTCCACTTGATGGATGAATCGTAAAATCTCTTATATGTGTTTCGTAAACAATTGCATCAAGGGGACTATAAAGTTGGGGCAGGTCAAGCTTGGTCGTGGATAGAAAGGACCTTGTTTTATTAAGATCAACAATAACACCATGGGTCCCATTTGCGGTTACGGCTACTGCGTATGGATCCACCGCTTCTCTCCAAACTCTATTTACACAAACAAGAAAGGAATATTGAAACCTTTCAAAATCCCCCATTTTTTCAATCGACCAAACCCCTTTTTTGCCTCGATTCATGATAAATTCTTCTGTCTGGTCTTGACTTGGAGTTGTCAACTTTACTTTTACCATAGTTGCAGTCGGAGCCCAGAGTTTGAAAGTAACTTTTTCCGTGGAAAAAGTTACCCCTAAATCTTTACCTTCATAAAAAAAAAGCTGATCAAACTCTTGTGTACGAATAACGGAACCGATTTGAAGATCGGATTTTCCTCCATGTTCATCAACAATCCAATTTTGAATGCCAATTTCAGGTTCAAACTCTGGTGTGCAAATATACTTTATTTCGTTACCTAATGGGAGAATTTCCTGAATATCAAGGTTTTGCTTCTGATTCTTTCCGTCTATTAAAAAAAACAAGGTCGAAATGCCGTAGTGATACATTTTAGGGAGGAGAATGGTAATGACGTTCATTTCATCCAAGTAAGCATAGAATAAACGATCAACGGTACTCATGAGCGTTCAACTCCTTCACTTCCTCTTCACCTAAGTTGTCTTTCCTGGCAATGATTGATAATGATTTATTTACGACTTGCACTGTAATAGGAGTATAGCCCTTTATCTCACCATCTAAATGAATTAATAAAGGCTCTGAGGTGGTAATTTTTATATTTTTACCTTTTAATGTAGTCACTTCTTTAAACCTTGTATGCCCTCCCCAGAAAACACTGATAAAAACAGCTAGTAGTTTTAACTTTGATAGATTATTGACAACAATGATATTTAGTTCACCGTCTATTGGAGATGCACCAGGAGCGATAAGCATCCCTCCCCCATAATAGGGCTGATTTGCAACGGTAACAAACCATGTTAACGGAAAAGTATAATCTTTCCCATCAATCGTCATTTCTACAGTCCGACACCGAAAGGATGCTAATTTTTTTAAAAGAATCATTACGTATATTAACATTCCTAGTGAATAGCGATTTAGAAGTGCCTTGAGTCGAGAACGATTAGCGGCTTGTGCAACCTCTGCATCAAATCCCGCCC of the Bacillus sp. 1NLA3E genome contains:
- a CDS encoding phosphotransferase family protein, translating into MEHIFGQEWEIVPAGGATGKAFFAQHEEQKLFLKRNSSPFLAVLSAEGLVPKLVWTKRLETGDVITAQQWLNGRELTPTEMNHEKVAKLLRKIHQSEPLKGMLSRLGKAPLNPEPFFQKVQDGLDQELMQIPSVKKSTEFLAMEVHKVECDQFVVCHGDVNHNNWLLGNNNQLYLIDWDGAMIGDPAIDLGLLLYWYIPKKEWQKWLELYGIQVTDHLKLRMKWYVLAHTLSSIQWHKRKARFPEMKRWIEYLDKIL
- the trmB gene encoding tRNA (guanosine(46)-N7)-methyltransferase TrmB, encoding MRLRNKPWAKDKLDQYPQYVISGPELLKGKWNGVFDKVQPIHIEIGTGRGRFVTEMAKANPEINYLGIEVQQSVIVTALDRLIEAELPNIKLLNVNAGDVTEFFEKGEVERIYLNFSDPWPKSRHAKRRLTYKTFLKQYEEILINQGEIHFKTDNQGLFEYSLKSFSEYGLLLQYVSLDLHNSNFEGNIMTEYEEKFSKKGHRIFRSEVKYR
- a CDS encoding diacylglycerol/lipid kinase family protein; amino-acid sequence: MKKIHFIINPMAKNGYGLSTWNKVEEELEKRGIPFQAFFTAYHGHAKELARSIAENVDGETVGLVAVGGDGTLHEIINGIIKYPNIVVGVIPAGSGNDFSRGLFIPKDPLVALDHIISKASIQPEYIDVGKMINSEKEEQYFVNNMGAGFDAEVAQAANRSRLKALLNRYSLGMLIYVMILLKKLASFRCRTVEMTIDGKDYTFPLTWFVTVANQPYYGGGMLIAPGASPIDGELNIIVVNNLSKLKLLAVFISVFWGGHTRFKEVTTLKGKNIKITTSEPLLIHLDGEIKGYTPITVQVVNKSLSIIARKDNLGEEEVKELNAHEYR
- the pulA gene encoding type I pullulanase, yielding MSTVDRLFYAYLDEMNVITILLPKMYHYGISTLFFLIDGKNQKQNLDIQEILPLGNEIKYICTPEFEPEIGIQNWIVDEHGGKSDLQIGSVIRTQEFDQLFFYEGKDLGVTFSTEKVTFKLWAPTATMVKVKLTTPSQDQTEEFIMNRGKKGVWSIEKMGDFERFQYSFLVCVNRVWREAVDPYAVAVTANGTHGVIVDLNKTRSFLSTTKLDLPQLYSPLDAIVYETHIRDFTIHPSSGVRNKGTYLGAAETDTIGKDGELTCLSYVKNLGVTHIELLPFNDFAGVDELAVKKEYNWGYNPLHFNVPEGSFSSNPNNPYARINELKALIETIHQQGIRVIMDVVYNHVFIREQASFEKIVPGYFFRHDQFGMPSNGTGVGNDIASERLMVRKMIVDSIDFWMKEYQVDGFRFDLMGILDIDTMNEVRKKVDETDYTALIIGEGWDLNTPIPGEKKANIRNQKKLPRIAQFNDWFRDSIKGSTFNLYDRGFALGNEHFYDAAKQVLAGSIGTEKATQGIFLEPIQTVNYIESHDNHTLWDKLTVCCQGSDHETRKKRHRLATAMVIFSQGIPFIHSGQEFFRTKKGIGNSYQSPDEINWLDWDRKSFYHNHVDFIKGIIEIRKSHRAFRLPEAKAIREHVTFLDFPKPLIGYFLKEVGQYGKWESILVLFNPTLQCMRVSLPKEGAWNVLVEEHKASILSIGITSSSHYLIQPLSVSVLVQ
- a CDS encoding M42 family metallopeptidase translates to MNEQTLKLFQTLTELPGAPGNEHAVRQFMKEELRKYSDEVVQDKLGSIFGIKKGEASGPTIMVAGHMDEVGFMVTAITENGMIRFQPLGGWWSQVLLAQRVQIITNNGPIIGVIGSIPPHLLDEGTKNKPMEIKNMLIDIGADDHEDAIKIGIKPGQQILPICPFTPMANNKKILAKAWDNRYGCGLAIELLQELKDEKLPNILYSGATVQEEVGLRGAQTAANMIKPDLFFALDASPANDMTGDKKEFGHLGKGVLLRILDRTMVTHRGIREFILDTAETHHVPYQYFASQGGTDAGRVHMSNEGIPSAVIGVCSRYIHTHASIIHVDDYAAAKELLIKLVKTCDQSTVDTIRQNY
- a CDS encoding thioredoxin family protein, which codes for MEKLESYEQYTELRDNGKHIFLFSADWCPDCRVIEPVLPDIEAKFSDYTFVYTDRDQFIDLCVELDIFGIPSFIAFEDGRELGRFVSKDRKTQEEIENFIAGLK
- a CDS encoding DUF84 family protein is translated as MKIIIGTKNPAKIEAVKQIFTNNHYEFEAINVASGVSEQPFSDEETIKGAINRAKQALILGKGQIGIGLEGGVEDTVFGLFLCNWGALVSENEQPLIAGGARILLPEEVADRLRKGEELGPVMDDFTKKKNIRKNEGAIGIFTNGIIPRADMFSHVTKLLFGQYQYRENITK
- a CDS encoding PepSY domain-containing protein translates to MNWKSFLMGVGSGLAGGITAYYLFQKGHTQTVTPEKVLEKIKTTFKEQGPILGSWIHMEAEPYVKDKIQYRVYKGGISKKVDDETKQFEFIADATTGTILSVQQL
- a CDS encoding YtzH-like family protein produces the protein MPLDHQDQVNLLKDILNNHQSDCCGSISECEQLERLVKSLMVNSNINTDVKTVLQEIYDYSQHGVQTQHLDQHIESNQQRLSEWVSDIDQYS